The Rubidibacter lacunae KORDI 51-2 genome window below encodes:
- the phnG gene encoding phosphonate C-P lyase system protein PhnG codes for MTLTGLSRSGWISVLAKAALSELEAGVTSLGDLPAYEFLRSPEIGLAMVRGRAEGTGQPFNLGEMTIVRCVVQLVPSASGTPTNEEALTGFGYVAGRSLRHAELAAVCDALLQQVDWQDRVERQVIQPLQVSAQANRQAAAAEVESTRVNFFTLLRGEG; via the coding sequence ATGACGCTAACGGGCTTATCGAGATCGGGCTGGATCTCGGTTTTGGCCAAGGCAGCTTTGTCTGAGTTGGAAGCCGGTGTAACCTCGCTGGGTGACTTGCCGGCCTATGAATTTCTGCGATCGCCCGAAATCGGGCTGGCGATGGTGCGTGGGCGAGCTGAGGGAACCGGGCAGCCGTTCAACCTGGGGGAGATGACGATCGTTCGCTGTGTGGTGCAATTAGTGCCATCAGCGTCGGGAACGCCGACGAATGAAGAAGCTTTGACCGGCTTCGGCTATGTGGCCGGACGCTCCCTTCGCCATGCCGAACTTGCCGCCGTTTGTGATGCGCTGCTCCAACAGGTTGACTGGCAGGACCGTGTGGAGCGGCAGGTGATTCAACCGTTACAGGTATCGGCTCAGGCGAATCGGCAAGCAGCGGCGGCAGAAGTGGAATCGACCCGCGTAAATTTCTTTACCCTGCTCCGAGGAGAAGGTTGA
- the phnF gene encoding phosphonate metabolism transcriptional regulator PhnF — MRQDALPLYLQIADELRRNINDAVFKVGDRLPTESELSERFGVNRHTLRRAIEVLRQEGMVEVERGRGTFVMADPIAMTIGKRVRFTEALKAQSLQPHWQVLRALEIPADAKLAKQLEIEIGAAVVVFERLSSIDAIPLGLSTSHFPSQRFPGLLEHCQTSRSVSKLLQQEYGCDHLRRQTRLSARVAQTSDARLLKMPANQPILLSESINVDQKGAVIEYGVTRLRGDRMELVLENEDDSM; from the coding sequence ATGCGCCAAGATGCTCTGCCTCTGTATTTGCAAATTGCCGACGAACTGCGGCGAAATATTAATGATGCGGTGTTTAAGGTGGGCGATCGACTGCCGACGGAAAGTGAGCTGAGCGAACGGTTCGGGGTCAATCGTCACACCCTACGGCGGGCGATCGAGGTGCTGCGGCAAGAAGGCATGGTTGAAGTCGAACGCGGCCGGGGCACCTTTGTGATGGCTGACCCGATCGCTATGACCATTGGTAAGCGGGTTCGCTTCACAGAAGCGCTCAAGGCGCAATCCCTCCAGCCCCACTGGCAGGTACTTCGGGCGCTGGAAATTCCGGCAGATGCCAAATTGGCTAAGCAGTTAGAGATCGAGATCGGAGCCGCCGTGGTGGTGTTTGAACGGCTTAGTTCCATTGACGCTATTCCGCTCGGTCTTTCCACTAGTCACTTCCCCAGTCAGCGATTTCCAGGGTTGCTGGAGCATTGCCAAACCTCTCGTTCGGTCTCAAAGCTTTTGCAACAGGAATATGGATGCGATCACCTGCGGCGGCAAACCCGTCTTTCTGCCCGCGTAGCACAAACAAGCGATGCTCGACTGCTTAAAATGCCAGCCAATCAACCCATTCTCCTGTCAGAGTCGATCAACGTCGACCAGAAGGGGGCGGTCATTGAATATGGGGTGACTCGCTTGCGGGGCGATCGCATGGAACTCGTGCTGGAAAACGAAGACGATTCCATGTAA
- the phnC gene encoding phosphonate ABC transporter ATP-binding protein, protein MRLATESALENAFAAPAVQVRKLTKSFKGRAALSSVDLNIAVGEMVALVGASGSGKSTLLRNLNALHQAEVGTVEIFGSPLQVDGKLHSKTRQLRSQIGFIFQQFNLVNRLTVLENVLVGGLSQVPLLRSLRRGFSKTEKLRALSALERVGILDQAYKRASALSGGQQQRVAIARCLMQGAQIILADEPIASLDPESARKVMELLTCLNESEGITVVTSLHQIQMVRRYFKRAVALRDGRVRFDGLMIDLDDRQLNEIYGAAAEELVRSGHGEVFTASKAY, encoded by the coding sequence ATGCGATTAGCTACGGAGTCTGCTTTAGAGAACGCTTTTGCCGCTCCTGCGGTGCAGGTTCGGAAATTAACAAAATCGTTCAAAGGACGTGCTGCTCTCAGCTCTGTTGACTTAAACATTGCGGTAGGAGAGATGGTGGCCTTGGTTGGGGCTTCGGGGTCAGGGAAGTCTACTCTGTTGCGCAATCTGAACGCGTTGCATCAAGCAGAGGTTGGCACCGTAGAGATTTTTGGCAGCCCCCTGCAAGTAGATGGAAAGCTGCACTCCAAGACAAGACAGCTCCGCAGCCAAATTGGCTTTATTTTTCAGCAATTTAATCTGGTTAATCGGTTAACCGTGCTGGAAAACGTTTTAGTGGGCGGGCTCTCTCAAGTTCCACTCCTACGTTCGTTGCGCCGTGGCTTCAGCAAAACTGAAAAGCTACGGGCGCTCTCGGCACTGGAACGAGTTGGCATTTTGGATCAAGCTTACAAACGAGCTTCAGCTCTGTCCGGCGGTCAGCAGCAGCGAGTGGCGATCGCCCGCTGCTTGATGCAGGGAGCGCAAATCATTTTGGCTGATGAGCCAATCGCCTCGCTAGATCCTGAATCAGCCCGCAAGGTAATGGAACTGCTAACTTGCTTGAATGAGAGCGAGGGGATCACCGTGGTCACTTCCCTGCACCAAATCCAAATGGTGCGGCGTTATTTCAAGCGAGCCGTAGCATTACGCGATGGTCGAGTTCGTTTCGATGGTCTCATGATTGATTTGGACGACCGCCAATTAAACGAAATCTACGGTGCTGCTGCTGAAGAGTTAGTTCGCAGCGGTCATGGTGAAGTGTTCACGGCGTCCAAAGCATATTGA
- the phnD gene encoding phosphonate ABC transporter substrate-binding protein, giving the protein MTYSTLTRVAARLTLLVTGAALIASCGGTPTPDESGSDTTATAEASGDACAPEIAEIDFGIISTESQTNLEELWEPFLALMSEEMGRPVNSFYATDYAGVIEAMGAGKIQIAWYGGKSYIEAAKRSGAEAFAQTVDSDGSKGYYAHLVTNVDNPIVSEIDLEAGDGDRYVIENAAELTFAFNDPNSTSGFLVPSYYVFAQNGVNPNEAFSELIFAGSHEATAQAVANNQVDVATNNSESMSRLQKTDAEAFEQVQIIWTSPLIPSDPIAYKSDLPDCLKEEFQDFFYNISDESVLGPLDWSRFDEAGDEDWNPIRELDIARKIEEIKNDGALSEDDKTAKIKELGKQLEELQ; this is encoded by the coding sequence ATGACATATTCGACACTAACAAGAGTAGCGGCTCGTCTTACTTTGCTGGTCACTGGAGCCGCATTAATTGCAAGCTGTGGCGGCACCCCAACCCCAGATGAATCAGGTAGCGATACCACTGCCACCGCCGAGGCATCCGGTGATGCTTGTGCTCCTGAAATTGCTGAAATTGACTTCGGTATCATTTCCACCGAATCTCAGACCAACTTGGAAGAACTATGGGAACCGTTCTTGGCTCTTATGTCCGAGGAAATGGGACGCCCAGTGAACAGTTTCTATGCCACCGATTATGCCGGTGTGATTGAAGCGATGGGTGCTGGCAAGATTCAAATTGCATGGTACGGCGGCAAGTCTTACATCGAAGCAGCTAAGCGCTCTGGTGCGGAAGCCTTTGCTCAAACTGTGGATAGCGATGGTTCCAAGGGGTACTACGCACACTTGGTAACCAATGTTGATAATCCGATCGTCTCTGAAATCGATCTTGAAGCAGGAGACGGAGATCGGTACGTCATTGAAAATGCGGCTGAATTGACCTTTGCCTTCAACGACCCGAACTCAACTTCTGGCTTCTTGGTACCTAGCTACTATGTCTTCGCCCAGAACGGGGTTAATCCGAATGAAGCCTTCAGCGAACTGATCTTTGCCGGTAGCCACGAAGCAACTGCGCAAGCTGTAGCCAACAATCAAGTTGATGTTGCTACCAACAACAGTGAATCGATGTCTCGTCTGCAAAAAACTGATGCTGAGGCGTTTGAGCAGGTGCAAATTATTTGGACCTCGCCTCTCATTCCTAGCGATCCAATCGCCTACAAAAGCGATCTTCCGGATTGTTTGAAGGAGGAGTTCCAAGACTTCTTCTACAATATTTCCGATGAATCGGTGTTAGGACCTTTGGATTGGTCTCGTTTTGATGAAGCTGGCGACGAGGATTGGAATCCTATTCGCGAGTTGGATATTGCACGGAAAATCGAAGAGATCAAGAACGACGGCGCTCTCAGTGAAGACGACAAAACCGCCAAGATTAAGGAATTAGGTAAGCAACTAGAGGAGTTGCAATAA
- the phnE gene encoding phosphonate ABC transporter, permease protein PhnE, giving the protein MAEEKPFWTIWSIGGLLLSIAILLYSGIISDLSFVELIEGTGSMVNLILKFFPPDFLRWWSYFQATIETIAMGIWGTLLAVIVAIPLSILASENVCPTWVVFPTRRILDAMRAINELVFALIFIVAVGLGPFAGVLALFIHTAGTLGKLFSEAIEAIDPGPVEGIRATGSSKVQEVIFGIIPQVVPLWTSFTLYRFESNVRSASVLGIVGAGGIGVALYQNFRAFNYQNVSAILIILIVTVGAIDTISARIRNRLV; this is encoded by the coding sequence ATGGCAGAGGAAAAGCCCTTTTGGACAATTTGGAGTATTGGCGGACTCCTTCTAAGTATTGCGATTCTTCTTTATTCAGGCATTATCAGCGACCTTAGTTTTGTTGAGCTGATTGAAGGCACGGGTTCGATGGTCAACTTGATCTTGAAGTTTTTTCCACCGGACTTCCTTCGATGGTGGAGCTACTTCCAAGCAACGATCGAGACGATCGCAATGGGAATTTGGGGAACTTTACTGGCGGTGATTGTCGCGATTCCCTTATCAATTTTGGCATCAGAAAACGTTTGTCCCACTTGGGTGGTGTTCCCTACCCGCCGCATTTTGGATGCGATGCGGGCAATTAATGAGTTGGTGTTTGCCCTGATCTTCATCGTGGCAGTTGGACTCGGCCCTTTTGCTGGCGTATTGGCGTTGTTTATTCATACCGCCGGTACCCTAGGTAAGCTGTTTTCAGAGGCAATCGAGGCGATCGATCCTGGTCCGGTCGAAGGTATCCGAGCCACAGGCTCCAGCAAAGTTCAGGAAGTTATCTTTGGCATAATTCCGCAGGTGGTCCCGCTGTGGACATCTTTTACGTTGTATCGTTTTGAATCTAACGTGCGGTCCGCTTCGGTATTAGGGATTGTGGGCGCAGGTGGTATTGGGGTTGCGTTGTATCAGAATTTTCGGGCGTTCAATTACCAAAATGTTTCCGCAATTTTGATCATTCTGATCGTCACGGTGGGTGCGATTGATACGATTTCAGCACGTATCCGCAACCGATTGGTTTAA
- a CDS encoding sulfite exporter TauE/SafE family protein, with product MNGELLLYLLLGVGVGTLSGLIGIGGGVLITPALIYLFGFSQHLAQGTTLALLVPPIGLLGAWTYFDKGHVDIRAAGFICVGFVLGGLFGARFAVDLPEEFLRKAFGVSLILVGLKMFTS from the coding sequence ATGAACGGCGAATTACTGCTTTATCTGTTGCTGGGCGTGGGCGTGGGAACTCTCAGCGGGTTAATTGGCATCGGTGGTGGAGTACTAATTACCCCTGCGCTGATCTATTTATTTGGCTTCTCCCAACACCTCGCCCAAGGAACGACGCTCGCATTATTAGTTCCACCCATTGGCTTATTGGGAGCTTGGACGTACTTTGACAAAGGTCATGTTGACATTCGTGCCGCTGGTTTTATTTGTGTTGGCTTTGTCTTGGGTGGGTTGTTCGGTGCTAGGTTTGCTGTGGATTTACCCGAAGAGTTTCTGCGAAAAGCATTCGGTGTGTCGCTTATCTTAGTTGGGCTAAAAATGTTTACTAGCTAG
- the arsH gene encoding arsenical resistance protein ArsH, whose protein sequence is MSLDRKPRILFLYGSLRERSYSRLLAEEAARIIEEFGAEVKFFNPYGLPLHGAEPETHPKVQELRELSLWSEGQVWSSPELHGNISGLLKTQIDWIPLSIGAVRPTQGRTLAVMQVSGGSQSFNAVNTMRILGRWMRMFTIPNQSSVAKAYQEFHEDGTMKDSPYRDRVIDVMEELYRFTILLRDKVDELTDRYSERKAEAARKIEQTANQALQ, encoded by the coding sequence ATGAGTTTAGATCGTAAACCCCGCATTCTATTCCTCTACGGCTCATTGCGCGAACGGTCATACAGTCGTTTGCTCGCCGAAGAAGCTGCCCGCATCATTGAAGAATTTGGCGCGGAGGTGAAATTTTTCAACCCATATGGTTTGCCCTTACATGGGGCAGAGCCAGAAACCCATCCCAAGGTGCAAGAACTAAGAGAACTGTCACTTTGGTCGGAAGGCCAGGTCTGGTCTAGCCCAGAATTGCACGGCAATATCTCGGGGCTATTGAAAACCCAAATTGATTGGATTCCGCTCAGTATAGGTGCAGTTCGACCCACTCAGGGTCGAACTCTTGCAGTCATGCAGGTTTCTGGGGGTTCGCAATCCTTTAATGCTGTGAATACAATGCGGATTCTGGGACGGTGGATGCGCATGTTTACTATCCCCAATCAATCCTCTGTAGCTAAAGCCTATCAAGAGTTTCACGAGGACGGCACAATGAAAGACTCGCCCTACCGCGATCGCGTGATTGATGTGATGGAAGAGCTCTATCGATTTACGATTTTGTTACGTGACAAGGTTGATGAATTGACCGATCGCTACAGCGAACGCAAGGCTGAGGCAGCTAGAAAAATAGAGCAAACGGCAAACCAAGCTTTGCAATAA
- a CDS encoding permease: MTAKVLTRFQRSLQQLDRVVLAIALIVLGLAFLVPTQVGPSLWFTLKNLWETILFLLLSIGIAAYATASGADNLIAKAFQGRLAVMIPLAAMFGAFSPFCSCGVIPLIAALLSMGVPVAAVMAFWLSSPLMDPSMFVLTVGTLGLHFAIAKTIATVGVGLLGGYGTSILIGSGWSSQAFANPLQAGVGNGGCGGNRVRNPKPVAWQYWQEAERRQKFWEGARKNAWFLGKWLALAFLLESLMIIYVPDGWIQTIAGDSSLRSILAAALVGIPAYLNGYAALPLVDGLIQQGMSPGAGMTFLLAGGATSIPAMIAVFALARRPVFMAYLGFAFLGSIVAGLLYTAVI, encoded by the coding sequence ATGACTGCCAAAGTTTTGACCCGCTTTCAGCGCAGCCTGCAACAGCTTGACCGCGTCGTGCTGGCGATCGCCCTGATTGTGCTGGGACTCGCGTTTTTAGTGCCGACTCAGGTCGGTCCGAGCTTGTGGTTTACGCTCAAAAACTTATGGGAGACGATCCTCTTTCTGCTGCTGTCGATTGGCATTGCTGCCTACGCCACAGCGAGCGGAGCCGATAACCTGATTGCCAAAGCCTTCCAAGGTCGCCTGGCAGTGATGATTCCCCTTGCAGCCATGTTTGGGGCGTTTTCGCCATTTTGTTCCTGTGGGGTCATACCCCTGATTGCGGCATTGCTCTCAATGGGGGTGCCCGTAGCTGCAGTCATGGCCTTTTGGCTGTCGTCGCCATTAATGGATCCATCTATGTTTGTGCTTACAGTCGGCACCTTGGGATTGCACTTTGCGATCGCGAAAACCATAGCTACCGTGGGGGTTGGCTTATTGGGTGGCTATGGAACCTCGATCTTGATTGGATCGGGTTGGTCATCCCAGGCATTTGCCAATCCACTTCAAGCAGGGGTGGGCAATGGGGGGTGCGGGGGCAATCGGGTTCGCAATCCCAAGCCTGTTGCTTGGCAGTATTGGCAGGAAGCAGAGCGGCGGCAAAAATTTTGGGAAGGGGCGCGCAAGAACGCCTGGTTTTTGGGTAAATGGTTGGCGCTGGCTTTTCTGCTCGAAAGCTTGATGATTATTTATGTGCCAGATGGCTGGATTCAAACGATTGCGGGTGACAGCAGCTTACGTTCGATTTTGGCGGCGGCATTGGTCGGTATTCCAGCCTATCTCAATGGCTATGCGGCGTTGCCCTTAGTCGATGGCTTGATTCAGCAAGGCATGTCCCCTGGTGCGGGTATGACCTTCCTCCTGGCTGGCGGCGCAACCAGCATTCCGGCTATGATTGCGGTGTTTGCACTCGCGCGCAGGCCGGTGTTCATGGCCTATTTAGGCTTTGCTTTTCTGGGCTCGATTGTGGCGGGACTACTTTACACAGCGGTGATATAA
- a CDS encoding ArsR/SmtB family transcription factor: MYFDYCQNMEMPNTSSSTTDDIASAFAALGQPSRLRIVRLLLSAHPQGLPAGDIQKELEVAAPTLSHHLDKLRQVGIVTAQKDRQWIWYAVEPKVLRSLIDFLFEECCTRNQVIAVADLDLTERD; the protein is encoded by the coding sequence ATGTATTTCGATTATTGTCAAAATATGGAAATGCCAAATACCTCCTCATCCACAACGGATGATATTGCCAGCGCCTTTGCTGCCCTGGGACAACCCTCGCGACTGCGCATTGTCCGGTTGCTGTTGTCAGCGCACCCCCAGGGCTTGCCTGCCGGGGACATTCAAAAAGAGTTGGAGGTTGCGGCTCCGACGCTGTCTCATCACTTGGATAAATTGCGTCAGGTCGGGATCGTGACGGCACAAAAGGATCGGCAGTGGATTTGGTATGCGGTGGAGCCTAAGGTGCTGCGATCGCTGATTGATTTCTTGTTTGAGGAATGTTGTACTCGCAATCAGGTCATTGCGGTGGCCGATCTGGACTTGACTGAGCGAGATTGA